The Plasmodium brasilianum strain Bolivian I chromosome 11, whole genome shotgun sequence nucleotide sequence CCCCCAGTTCTACTAATTTACTTgtgattatataataattagatatataagaatatatggTACCGTACTTTTTTAGCTCCTCGTTAAAATTACtgtcatcattattattattatcagcagcataatttttgttttcgtCATCCAAATTTTTGTTGTCATTACTGCAGAGTGCATTGCAGGAGGTGGTTGTAGTATCACTTACACTCTCCTTACCATGAAGTACATGTACTTTTTGGTTTTCTTGTGAATTTCCTCCTTCATTATgcccattattattatgtgaGAGTGACTGAGCCATATTGTGGTCCGCCATATTAGGTGCTGTACTTTCCGTGTCTGCTAAAGTTTGactgctatttttttttgttgctactcttttgtaataattcatcataatattttttaaaagatttgTTTTGCTTATTTCTTGGTAATTTTCGTCTAGgtaaatatttgttaaagtgttaaatatttctttaattttttcttctactctttttttagctaaaattttttgaaaaagattttttttcatttgatatTGAATAAATGACCTTTCAATCATAAATTCTGGGGTAATACCTTCAattcttaataaatttaatatcatattatatCCTAGATGGAACTGACTAACTAATCTATTGGCTTCACCTACAAACAATTTTTCTGCTTCTTTCCAATGAAGAGGGCTATCTAACATAATGATGACAATTCCTCTATCATCTAATCCTCTCCTACCAGCTCTTCCAGCCATTTGAATATATTCTCCAGATGTTATTAATCTTTTTTCTAAGccatcaaatttttttaaagaagtAAAGACAACAGTTTTAGCTGGCATATTTATGCCCATAGAAAAAGTTTCTGTACtaaataaaacttttaaCAAAGACTCTTGAAACATTATTTCGATAATCTCTTTAATGATAGGTAATAAACCTCCATGGTGTATTCCAATTCCTCTTAACAGTAAGGGTAAAATAAATTGGACCTGTGGTAATGCACGGTCATCATCAGCTAAAATTTGTATTGCATTTTCATATAACTCTTTTATTACTTCTTTTTCTGTTTCATCTGTTAAATCCACTTTATGCATGCTAGTTGCATTTACTTCACATTCCTTTTTTGAAAAggcaaaaataattaaaggGGTATAATTACGGGAGTGACACATCTgaacaattttttcaatatcataagtattttttctcatttttttagcgtacttattaatattattattcctttGTAAATTATCTTCTGAcatgttcattttttccttaatagCATTAACAGCTTTGATAAAATTATCTCttttaaattctttattttcatcacatattaaaaaaacactTTCACTAGATgtaggaaaaatataatgttgtAATGGGGTGGGTCTATAATCTGTATATACAATATGACAAGCTTGACTTTTAATACTGCTAACCCATTCAGCAAACTGAATTCCGTTCGGTATTGTTgcacttaaaaaaatgagtCGAACCATTAaaggtaataaaataatcgtCTCTTCCCATATAACCCCTCTGTCTCTATCTCTCATATAATGAATTTCATCAAATATAACCcattttacttcttttgtTAGAGAAGATCCTCTATATAACATGGATCGTAATATTTCTGTGGTCATAACAATTATAGAGGCTTCAGGATTTATAGAAATATCTCCTGTAATTAAACCGACATCTTTAAATTCTTCACTTAAGTCTCTATATTTTTGATTACTCAATGCTTTAATTGGGCTAGTATAAATAACGCGTTGTTTATCTCTTAGACCTAAGGCTATTGCATATTCAGCTATTACTGTTTTTCCTGCAGAGGTATGAGCTGATACTAGAACGCTTTCATTTCTTTCTAAACATTCTATTGACTTTTTTTGAAATGTATCTAACTCGAATTTATACGTTCTAGCTGGGATTATGGATTCACTTAGTTCATTATGTACATAACTTTTGGGTCTTACACACTTATGAATACAATTAATATCACTACCAAATTCTTCTAAAACTAGAAcatcatcattatttattgttttactATTTTCAATTAGTATCTCTTCTACTTTTGagttatttgtattatttttttcctttttttttctattcttATCTTCTTCAGATATTTTTCTTACTTtcttatttacattattagtAGTTCCatcaaaattttgtatatcattatatatttcttctcTAACTTGATTTTTGATCAATTTAtcctcttttcttttcttattaattaaattttcaatatttattttgtaatttactTGTGGTGTATTTGATAACTtatcttcattattattgtGATATTCTTCTTTcctatttttcttattagcattcatttcttttattattttatcagaCTGTTTTGTTTCAGTATactcttctttattttttatgttattactTTCCTCCTTGTCATTCTTCTCCACCGATAAGATGTTATTCCCTATTCTGtcctcttcattttttatcaaaatattttcttctatatCGTTTTCCTCAAAAACGTTAAATAAGTCGTCAATAATTTTTGACATTTTATACAGTACGTTCAGAAAATGGCGCTTGACAGTTCGTATCAACGTTTTATACAGTTATACCTACGTCCATacgtacaatatatatatatatatatatatatatatgaacatacctatatacttacatacatatataagtaagtatatgtattatgagcttttctctttttactATTTGATGTtcttacataaataaatattttaaaattcctATCCTTTCCttccttttttgtataaagTTTGTGCGGcgtttgttatatatttacttctCAGTTAATAAACgaacgtaaatatataaaaataaataaataaatatatacatatatatatacatatatatatatatgtatgtatgtatatattcatatatttatatataatacaaattaaGTTGATGCTTTTTAACAGTTTCtctttacaatttttacataatttccgcataaattattaactattattttatccCCCCTTTATTGTACACTTTgtgcttatatataatttttttttttttttacttaatgttgtatgtatatgtaaataaatgtaaatatgtattcacggatgcatatataaatataccatAACAAAGTATACCCACTAGAAGCGAAAAACAGTGTTTCa carries:
- a CDS encoding ATP-dependent RNA helicase MTR4, translated to MSKIIDDLFNVFEENDIEENILIKNEEDRIGNNILSVEKNDKEESNNIKNKEEYTETKQSDKIIKEMNANKKNRKEEYHNNNEDKLSNTPQVNYKINIENLINKKRKEDKLIKNQVREEIYNDIQNFDGTTNNVNKKVRKISEEDKNRKKKEKNNTNNSKVEEILIENSKTINNDDVLVLEEFGSDINCIHKCVRPKSYVHNELSESIIPARTYKFELDTFQKKSIECLERNESVLVSAHTSAGKTVIAEYAIALGLRDKQRVIYTSPIKALSNQKYRDLSEEFKDVGLITGDISINPEASIIVMTTEILRSMLYRGSSLTKEVKWVIFDEIHYMRDRDRGVIWEETIILLPLMVRLIFLSATIPNGIQFAEWVSSIKSQACHIVYTDYRPTPLQHYIFPTSSESVFLICDENKEFKRDNFIKAVNAIKEKMNMSEDNLQRNNNINKYAKKMRKNTYDIEKIVQMCHSRNYTPLIIFAFSKKECEVNATSMHKVDLTDETEKEVIKELYENAIQILADDDRALPQVQFILPLLLRGIGIHHGGLLPIIKEIIEIMFQESLLKVLFSTETFSMGINMPAKTVVFTSLKKFDGLEKRLITSGEYIQMAGRAGRRGLDDRGIVIIMLDSPLHWKEAEKLFVGEANRLVSQFHLGYNMILNLLRIEGITPEFMIERSFIQYQMKKNLFQKILAKKRVEEKIKEIFNTLTNIYLDENYQEISKTNLLKNIMMNYYKRVATKKNSSQTLADTESTAPNMADHNMAQSLSHNNNGHNEGGNSQENQKVHVLHGKESVSDTTTTSCNALCSNDNKNLDDENKNYAADNNNNDDSNFNEELKKYGTIYSYISNYYIITSKLVELGESYRSILTSKKNITPYLALGRLIYLVEEDQKWGWCICIEGRVIEGKNRGGKRSTESSSYSNNNNNYNNNSNNSYSNNYSNGDTFHKHSYADGNDPGDMLVVDCLVPYNESKKRKRTQYDDDENGSEDRGTADRDIGNNENENDEREYIPPSDRLKAKWKFMCFHIKCIYQISAVVLSIDKPFDKKSEEEIENVRLKYNTMVSCLKGEKNIPVISPYQMDIKDEAFLKIVKNISYHENVLKKNKLLNNKNLNKYYHMYNKYVALQFEKNILESNIEKCRFIVLKKELKNMLILLESLNYIEISHNLENIKDENEVKTIQNVARTSEQSDISLTNQQNIFNTNEQTVGSTDDRLIYQNHNSDSKNNHGGSKNANVNNNMGEEKNYIVTMKGQIASAILSVDELVISELFFSNFFSKYNFDYICAFLSCFVYDESTNKDITINDPILVEGYQQIIKTATSVANKMNHCGMNINLKDYLDKFKSSIMPIVLLWARGHSFMEILTDSQIYEGSIIRTLRRLDELLRQMICAFRGINNDNMCEILTAATKKLRRGIPFSPSLYL